One region of Eupeodes corollae chromosome 1, idEupCoro1.1, whole genome shotgun sequence genomic DNA includes:
- the LOC129941303 gene encoding elongin-B: MDVFLMIRRNKTTIFTDAKENTSVTELKRMIGGILKVNPSDQILFYYGTDPMANEKLLQDYGITMTIAKAQAPVQLGLVLRSESGEFEQLDITSYSSPPDLPEVMKTQDTSNGQDQVA; encoded by the exons atg GATGTTTTTCTTATGATCAGAAGGAACAAAACAACTATATTCACTGATGCCAAAGAAAATACTTCTGTAACAGAGCTGAAAAGAATGATAGGAG gaattttaaaagtcaatccatctgatcaaattttgttttactacgGAACAGATCCTATGGCAAATGAGAAGTTATTACAGGACTATGGAATTACGATGACAATTGCAAAAGCTCAGGCACCTGTACAACTTGGTTTAGTATTGCG atctGAATCGGGAGAGTTTGAGCAGTTAGATATCACATCCTATTCATCGCCACCGGATCTGCCAGAAGTTATGAAAACCCAAGATACATCAAATGGACAAGATCAAGTTGCGTAA
- the LOC129942769 gene encoding uncharacterized protein LOC129942769: MDNFQEEMLLRELIESSASGNESEEEMLLRELIEFSASGNEFILGMFFEEHTSLEDSTEDKKHATVDSFIMTIESFSEEDFKSHFRLRRSTIERLISKLCYSLFH; encoded by the exons atggataattttcaagaagaaatg cttttgcGTGAATTGATCGAGTCCAGTGCCAGCGGGAATGAGTctgaagaagaaatg cttttgcGTGAATTGATCGAGTTCAGTGCCAGCGGGAATGAGTTCATACTAGGAATGTTTTTTGAAGAGCATACTAGTCTCGAAGACTCAACAGAAGACAAAAAACATGCCACTGTAGATTCCTTTATAATGACCATTGAGTCTTTCAGTGAAGAAGATTTCAAATCCCACTTCAGATTGCGGCGTTCAACAATAGAGCGTCTGATAAGTAAGCTTTGCTATTCTTTATTCCATTGA
- the LOC129941280 gene encoding uncharacterized protein LOC129941280 has translation MEKMDELFGSKPIVTNVHNVTYGAAAIGNSSETSEDNTTQPSDENSDDMQLHTTQPSDANYDDMLETTATDDVPSTSTAAASKRRKISRSLYFKMKIEEKQKDREDKNRKWAEYMEVEKQKQESRKLKLELLKEILNKKKNK, from the exons ATGGAAAAAATGGACGAGCTTTTTGGAAGCAAGCCCATTGTGACAAACGTCCACAACGTCACGTATGGAGCAGCCGCAATTGGA aaCTCAAGTGAAACTTCAGAGGACAATACTACCCAACCATCAGATGAAAACTCTGATGACATGCAATTGCATACTACCCAACCATCAGATGCAAACTATGATGACATGCTAGAGACCACTGCCACTGACGATGTTCCATCGACCTCCACTGCCGCTGCATCCAAAAGGCGAAAGATTTCTCGatctttgtatttcaaaatgaaaatcgaAGAAAAGCAAAAGGACAGAGAGGACAAGAACAGAAAGTGGGCAGAATACATGGaagtagaaaaacaaaaacaagaatcaAGAAAGCTCAAATTGGAATTgttgaaagaaattttgaataaaaaaaaaaataagtaa
- the LOC129944590 gene encoding uncharacterized protein K02A2.6-like codes for MARRYCWWPKVDDIIESTVAKCIACQSNANRSPKEYSSWTTSENVWERIHIDFAGPFQKSMWLIVVDSNSKFPFVIRMSSTTSHSTIHALRSIFALEGLPKVIVSDNGTQFTSKEFQQFCQDYSIRHMTSAPFNPESKELAERRKS; via the coding sequence ATGGCCCGCCGATACTGTTGGTGGCCCAAGGTTGATGACATCATTGAGTCAACAGTAGCAAAATGCATTGCTTGTCAATCGAATGCAAACCGCTCACCAAAGGAGTATTCCAGTTGGACGACATCAGAGAACGTTTGGGAACGCATTCACATAGATTTTGCTGGCCCTTTTCAAAAGTCTATGTGGTTAATTGTGGTAGATTCGAATTCGAAATTTCCATTTGTCATTCGAATGTCGTCAACAACTTCCCATTCAACCATTCACGCTTTACGTTCCATATTCGCTTTAGAGGGTTTACCAAAAGTCATCGTGTCCGACAATGGCACACAATTTACCTCTAAAGAGTTTCAGCAGTTCTGTCAAGATTATTCAATTCGGCACATGACCTCAGCTCCATTCAACCCCGAGTCCAAAGAGTTGGCCGAAAGGAGAAAATCATGA